taATTGGCCAATTGACCTGAAACTTCAGAATTAGGCTTGAAACATATTACGGACAAAGCgaccaaaattttaaaatccTACGAAAACTAAGAGcacataaaaataatgcaaaattaTGTAGCCTAGTTTACTCGGCATAGGACCACGTGAGAAAACGACTCCCAGGGTCCAGGCTTCAACGCGCTAAAGCATTCCTACGTGCGagtagaggtttgattgtacTCATGCCTGAACACACTTGCTACATAAGCAATTCAAAAATCAACTGCTGTGACACACTCACTATACGAGCAGACTCACCAATCACAGTGCCAAGAGATCCTAGTTGAACATTCCTCAACCAGACAGACTGCACGGAGCCCTTTAGTATCTTTTCGAAATAGACGCCGGCAAAGCCAGACATGAGGCAGCTTGTAATCACAGCCAACATCCCGATGAAGACGTTTTGGTGTTTCGGCGAAGCTTCGACGTCTGAAGGTTTTATTTGCACTGCAGCTACTCCGATCATGAGGACAAGGAGAGAGACCCACTGGGCGGCACTAAGTTTCTTGCTGAGCATTACCACGGAGAATAGAGCTGTGGTGAGGATCTTTAGCTGATAGCAAACCTACACAAGTACAATATGATCAAGTTCCTTGCTCACTATCAGTGGAAACTTTTAAATGCTTGCTGAAGAATGTCATTAGCTGAACAGCTGTGGGGGAAATAACTAGTCTCCCACCTGATATGTTGCTGCATCCAAGTTGGAGACCGCTATAAATTGAAGGTTATTCTGGAGAACATAAACCAGTGCTGGCACAGAGACCTTGACATTGTCCATGGGATTCATTATCAGGTGCTCATGTAGGTAGTCCAGCCATCTACCAATGCTTTTCTCCTGCAGAAGAACAACTTGTATGCAAAAAATGATATATCTTAAAGCATTGCATTTGGCCTTTCCCAGGGACTATGTTAGACACCGACTTATAAGGACACAGGCGCCGTGAGACAATTTTAATTGCAAAAGCGTGTCGTTAAATTGAGCTGTAGAATATATCAGCGTGCGTCAATGGAGATTAGCAATGATATAGAATTCACGCTGATGGCCCTCCCCGCAATATATAATAGGTTAAGCAGAACCGAACTCTAATCGACAAATACTATAAGCCTACCAGCAACTATTATTGCTGGTATCTGGCATACCAATCACTGGAAATACACTTGGGAACATTTTAAGTCACATCAACAAGAGCAGTCAATGAACTGTTCCTTGGTCAAAGGAACAGTTCATTGACTGGAAGACTAATTAAACCAGTTACCAGAGCTCTAGGCAAATTTATGGGAAAGGTTTTAATGGGAACTAGAAAGATATACATTGATGATAGGTTGCATTTGCAACTGCCAAACTTAATAACAGTTGGGAAGTTCAGTTATATTCTATGGTCGGCTGAATTGACTGAAATGCGCCAACTAGGTTTCCTTTTATGTTCTGAGTACAGATGCCTGTGGGCGTTCTTTGAATATACCATAAGACAGATGATGTATTATAAATGTCGGATATGACGACAGAAAGTGGCATATAGAATGTTCAGAGATGATGCAGCAGTGACACTCTGTTAAGCTAGTTTGACAAATGGCCGTAGTAGTGCCCGATATAGAATAGCAAATGGCCATTACAAGCACCTGGTAGAGGATGATGAGCAGCGCAACTGCACATTTGAAGAGCTCAGCCATAACGACGGCAGTAGCTGAGAGGAACATGTCGACATCCTCCCGTGTCCGCACGTATCGCAGCCATAGAATAAGCGCTGCATTCTGAACTGTTAGAGTGATCAGACTAAGGTATTTGAGGCTACCTAGAAAAAAGAATAGAACAAGTTTGAAAATGAACAACTCTATATAAAAGTAATCCCAGTGTAGCGAAAAGTGCAGTCGCAGTAGCTAGCTCTGCAAGAAGTTTACTTACCATGCGGTTCTGTGGATTTGCTCTGTGCGGAAGACATAACCGATCACCTGACTATTGCTACAAGCATAACATTAGAAGCTGATATGAGGTTACGGAGAGCAGAAAACATTGTAGACAAAAGCTGAATTGAATGGTATACTATAATACGAGCAACTAGCACTAACAAAACATGAACAAAGGattactagtacatgtatttatagatAGAAATTCGGATAGCCAAACGTTTCGACTGACGTTTCTGACCTTATATAACTTGCTAATTCCAACACTCAATAAATGTAATGGTGTCTGATAAATAACATACTTTGTATCtgtgatatgaaaagatttgtTGTCATATTCAAGCACATATATGAGCAGTAGAACAGTTTTATTAAAAGGAAAACAGTATAACACTCACAAgtttaaaatcatattttagctACCAAAGGAATCTTTAAAGACCTTTTATAGCCACAAAAATGTTGTCTTAAATCCATTAGAAAAACAAGCATATTGTCATGGCAGGCACTTGAACAAAGTATTAGTTCAAAATATAACTGGGATAAGAACTTCTATCACTTGgcatttttacaatatttgctTGCAGAAGGCAAGAGATTTGTCAAGGAGCTAATAGAGCCTAAATATTCTGTTAAATATATTTCTTGAAAATCACTCTATTTAATATTCAAACTGCTGCTATTATCTCTGAAAGTAATTATCATGACCAAAAACCAACCATTCTGAACTTGCTTTCATTTAACTATATTTAAGGACTAGAAATCACATCATTTTTGGGTTTTAACATGAGCATAAGTATCATAACGCTCCCACGCATATTTTACCGAGTTATTTAGAAGTTTAGAAAAGAAATTCATGGAAATTAATGAGAAACTTAGGTTGTCAAAATCTGGAGATGAAGATGGGTTCGATTTGCATTTGATCAAATATTGGTGGAATGATGTTTAAACAGTTTGGAACAGTTATAAGAGATTTACTAACagcttttcttttatttatcATAGTATACATCATATATTGAACATTTGATGGATTTGTAACTAGTTTCATGATCATAGACCACCAAGGACACCTACCACACGTGTTAGGCATACCCAGATGAACAACATGGAAAGCAAAATTAATACAAATACATCCACCTGTTGCAACAAGTAAACGTACATTTTGCTGACTACTCACTTGAATTACTATTTCTTCCAGCAACATCgttttgaaatttgttttaattttacgtTTAACAAAAGTAGGCCTAATGGAATTGTTCATGATCACAATAGCATAGCTACAGAGATCAACAGTgacaattaataaaactatttacatctaattaatagaactttaattacatatatattatatatataaatagcctatatgaatatataaaacttGGTAGACTTTTTTAATTTCGTTTTTCAACTTTACACTTGCCCTTCAATCCTTATGCTCAGTGCTATTGTTTTCGGTATTTAAATCGCTTGACGTTCCGAGTGATATGAAATGATAGCACAACTCTTTCATGTTTTGAGAAGTTGGATAGCCCATAGTCAAGTTGTCTTAATTGAATAAAGCGTCTTTGAAACTTATGTTACCTATGTTGGTTGAACAGCAAGGAGAAAAACAATGTGTAATTCAATATAGTACTCTAAATCAAAGTTGATAACCAAAAGTTGGCAACTAAGGCCTTGAAACCAGCGTCTGAAGCATTGGTAGTAATGTTTTAACTATTGTCAATAAGATTTTTTCTAGTAATCTTTTAGTGGTTTTGCTCAGTAGAGTCAGAACTTCCGAGCTAATGGACGCTAAATTTATTAACTATTCTAATTAAAACTCGAAACGGTCTAGGATACATTGCGCAAGAAGTTACAAAACTCCGTTAAGCGATATTCACTATGTAAAACCAAGCACAGTATTGTTTGGGTTCACAGAATACATAAGTACGGAAAACTGTTAAAACGTGTCAGAGGCGTTAAAAAGCGTACAAATCAAAATAAGACTCACCAATCACTGAAGTTGTCAGCTTCTATTTGAGATGTTTGTTCATCATGCCTACAATTGCGCTCATTAACAAAAAATCGTTACTACAGCCGACAAATTAAAACAAGTCGGGCAAGACGCGCTAGTAGGTAAAATGTCAAACAGATATTTTGTAAGTTGATGTAGTGGTTCCTAGACGTGTATGAGGCTAAATACGCGCCGCGTAATCAACCATGTGGCACGATTGCGCACAAAAACCATTCGAAGTTTTGATGTCTCGAagttatatacaacatttagaGAGTGTGTTGGGCTATGAGCAAACAACTCTTATTGCCATTCTTGCATATTCATAGAAATTATTCAACTTATGACTCAGCCCATTTAGGTTACTGCCTAAATCTTGATTACAGTATTTGCAATAGTTTCTGTTCAGACTTGTGCATATATGTATAAGCAGAACTATCATGATTACCTGCACAGCTTCATCATCTTTTTACACTAtggggggtcctcccatgttttgtgacgattctgacgacccgacgacagggatatttaaaaagtgacagacgagacgaccatttaccaatgtaggtgacgaggattgcgtaaataggattactaaaggtacggctgcacgtaacgattttttcgttggttcggagttctggccgaaatcacgaaaaacgcagaattaatcggtcaaaattcacagaattatttgagctgtgcatgcccaccgagttcgtcgacgaacgcttttaacagattaaacaaattattagcgaccACGATTCTAGCGGccttagcaattagtatagtccaagacatgtaccgtgacacacaataaaaatacgaaagcatttcaacatagaacacacgataaaactgtctaagtcgcgctattattagttagcaaacacgactttagcaaattttaagatatatgtagtccgaaaacataatgcgacacacaagaaaattattacagaaagttatgatagtaaatacgatgcaactgacttgtttgcgctagaaatgtcgacattctctaccgcaaaacttttgctgctaaaaaggaaaaataattaaaaaaaataaacaaattgtagctatagcgtccaaacaataaatacattcaataacgcaatctaagcagttgcatcgtgtgtactatgttgatttgcacttatacttttactttcgtgtgtcattatacgtctcttggactatactaattgcaaaagctgctgagatcgtgctcgctagcacgattctagcagcgcagaataattctgtgtgtttcaatcatttcgtgattttggttagaaccaacggaaattttgttacgtgttgccgtaccgttactaacttattatttgttcataaatcaccacggtcaaccgaaacttcactagttttggtttgaagcatctggcccagcatttatagactgccaaataattaaagcaatgaaatgccacgacattgacagcaaatcagtttccaagtctgtgactgacagtgattattaaaggcaatctcggtctattttcagtacaagaaatatagctctaaaaacctaagacggctgtcactcttcgcggagtaatcagcaacgctcccaaacatcactaatatgtttgtgaaggtcgctggttgagccatgcttttggttagcagaagttcaaactgagcgagtttcagatttttaacgcaacccagtgccaccagtatggatatttgtattaaaataacgaatgtgaagaaagaggttgttttggttaccaatttgaaaaaggtgacagtgattttaaaagtgacgacagtgattttaaaagtgacgacagtgattttaaaagtgactattctgacgacagctttgtgtggtaggacccccactaTGGCCCAAATTAACCGTAAACTTATCTTAACTGTAGCTCGACAGCATTTTAGGTTTGTTctctgaaacaaattaaaatcatcaaaaaagaTTTAAACTTGGAAAACAGGTTTGACTTGATGCTACAAGTTTGATGAAAACTAAACAGATTTTATCATAAACATGTTTAAGCTACACGGCGTCAGCTCTTCTGCAATAACTTTTTGAGACACTCAaagtttaataataacaaagttTGACATATATCAGTATGTGGTTTCTTCTGTtatgcattttatttataatttattgctgTATTTTAAGAAAGATATATTTTTCGTTGGCACTGTGAAAGATATTTCACACAGATAATATCAAATGCAATTGTTCTGTTAAGAAAAATTGATCTAGTAAAATTACTGTTTACAAGAAAGTGACCCCACAACGATTAACCTACTACTGAATCAATAGGTCTAATAATCTGCTTCCTGTCACTGCACtctgtttgtaaaataaaatgcaacaagCTGTTACTATCTCATATTCATTGCAGGGTTTATCGTAGGTGTAAAGCTTTAGACATGCTCAGTTTAGGACTATTTTAGGCAATTTATATTTGTTGTTATCAAGTCTTAGTTGCATATACAAGTATTGATGGTCATGATGTATTTTACGCCAACACAATCCCTAGACCATGATTATTTTAGATATCCTAAACATGCCATTATTTCTTGCACCTTAATAACTAAAGTTGAAATAAGTTCAGCGAGTTTTCCTTGAAAGGAAGATGTATATATACTGCTGGTATTGAAAGTTGCAAGTTTGATGTGGACATTAATAAACTTGGCATGACATCACTGTTAACCAGGGATTAGGAAACTCAGCTTCAATGAGTAGTTGCAGTAAATAGCcatattttatactttttatcTATGATATAGGACACTATGTAACACCCCTCATCTTTATCTGCAACACATGTGCCTGCCTAGCTTCCAGCACAGTACTTTTCAGTAGCTCAAGTCTCTCCTTGTTAAGAGTTGTCCCAACTTTGCTATTGCAACCTAGTTACATGAACTGGTTAGATTTGCTGTCAAACTCAAGCCACACCGGGACATTTGCTGGCAGACTCATAGGCTTGTTGGAGTTCCTTCAAAGAAGTAATATAGCTGTCTGATCTCtcagaaaaaactttttttattaatacgGTTGTCCATGTATTTTACATTTTGATTACAGCCAAGTAGTTCAATGATTACGTATGTGAATTCTGAGTAGAACTAGCTTAAGGCGTTTTTCTTGCTGATTGGCTGTCGTTTACAATTGCAGAGACTTAACAAGATTACAGTGTGCCATTTTAAGCCCATTCTCGTTACTGggtttaattttgctttttaacCGCTCCAAAGAAATTCCATCTAACATTATAAATAATTCAAGGTGTAACATATTTGGTTAGCTTTTATTGATTTGGGATGCAAGGAGTATCAAGTTAGCAATAATCAAAAAGCTTGGCTCAAGTGAAACTCTAGCTGGTTCAGCAGAAACGTTGATCAAATTAAAGATATTTTGCAAAATCACTGTTGTAAGAATGCTTTGGGCATAGCAGGCTACTGCGTGAACCACAACAAGCCTGTAGATTATTTGTAGTAATATATGTGTTTTCATTTTCATTCATATATCGTATCATTGTCCTTCATGATGAATAAGAGTGTTGCTACAAACTTTGTAGCAACGCTCTTATTTATCATGAATAAGAGACACTTTGTAGTACTAAGTGTCTGCCTTTGATGCAATACACAGGAGTCAGAATGCAAACCACATTTACAAAAGGGAACTTTGTAAAACCTTCGAAAGAGATGAGATAGAGTTGCTTCAAGTATGCTTGACTTAAAAATGTAAGTACAGCATATTCTAGAGTTTTCGTAAGGAATGTGATCATTAAATATTAACAAGTAAAAGTGTGAAAGATGCAAAGATTTATCAACTTCTATGATTGATTAGGTTGATTTTCACCAATAACACTTCATGTAATTCTATTTATGCGATGAAATGTGAAACGTTTCATTGCATAATTCTGGATAATGTTGTTTCTTACCACATCATGTGTCCTATTTATATCTATTATCATGTGACCTACAGTACGTTACAGATGAGaccaaatacagtgaaacatggataactcaaacttcacgggaccgagcaaaagtgtttgagttatcagagcgttcaagttatcagagcacagtcacaagtgaatgtatttatcagtagatacatatacaaaatacatgtatatataaaactaaagtatatgttgtttgttgtaagggcatctgatgtagagttttaaagtatttatcagaaagtatagatatttttatacacttgagatttgtgtgttgttttaggtgatgtgactgccagaactttttcagattaaaattggcaaaacctaatcactgttaaaacgctcagaagacattttttcttctgagtgttttactcgagaccaattttgccaattttaatcttaaaacgtcttgtcagtcacatcacctaaaactgcaaacaaatctcagcccaatggaaaaatatctattctttttgataatttttaaaactggacataagtaaacatttatgaccaatgcaaaaaagcatgctttacatctgatcagttgtttcatttaaaaaaacttatcgagtgtagtctgtgacaaggtatttttatgacaaagatcaacagtgtgacttattgtagaaatagattttaaacagttattatagtccttaaaaacttgttagccttttctaacaaaattggcccatcgataggtacgccttcactacgcacttgtctaaaccaagtcaataatacaccatccaaatcatcgtgcgacgttgaacgatctcttagccttgatgaattttggtcacataacgatcttattctttcttattgtttaatccatgttgacactgtactttttggaggattttctctttttgataatgctaaTAGCTTTTGTCCcgcttcgatttcctcgagtactttaagtttgtcagaaggtttccacgcttttctttgcttgtgtgatgccatcgtaaagcggatgtctgttgtagcggacgccaagccacgagcctatttgtgaaattttatctttatgtatctgcatataatcactgttacaatgtgtattttgcatgctgtgtctatctttattaaatttttatcgctaataccttctaacgtctatagcttggccgtaactaagcgaacgtcttagcgaccctattaatcatttttatacgatttctttttcggttccattatacggtgcggaggaaattatatgtacactatacgcggataaaaagcgctttcgttaagaaagcagagtagtctcagctccgcgactaatggaaactccttcgaaataaattgaacggaaaccacgtttgtgaattcggcaaaaaactgttcgagttaacggtgccgaggtcgagttatataaagccatttatcattgcgtgggaacaaaccaagcaaatccattcgagttagcCATGTGCTCAATATATCCAagggcaagttatccatgtttcacagTATATCTCCCAAATATAACCTGCTGTACTTTGTAGTAGACTTTGTACTTTGTACTGCTGTACTTTGTGGCCGTTGTAACTACCTACCGGGTGTGACCCATTGTATCTCAACTATGTGACCCAATGTCTTGCTTATTCAGTCTACTGCACCTTAGAGATGTGAATAGCAGTGTACTTCAAAAGTATAGCAGTACATCATCGATATGACTCCCTGCACTTTATAGATGTAACTGGCTGTACGTTACGGTTGGGATACATTGCACTACCCAGATGTGACCCGTTAAACACTGCATCATGGTGCTACACTGTGTATtccccatagatatatatacctatatatatatcggtatatacggtatatatatctatggtattcCCATAGCGTGCTACACTATATTCACATAAAGTAGCCTTTGTATCCCCATATGAAACTACCCATAAGGACCTTTCTCATCATGACTCATTGTGCCATGTGACTCCCTGCTTGCCATCGAGGTACATGAATAAGTATAGAAAAGTACACTTAGCACCTTTggtaaattattacaaaaaagttCTCTCAAGTTTTAACATTAACTCAACCTTGACAATATCCTAGAACTAAAAGTTATTGGAAAGGCAACtccaatttacattatatgcGGTATTGTTGCCTAATATACCTATTCATGTTTGTAACTTTTCTTAGCATTTACTTTGCTTGTGCCTTGTTTAAATTGGTTTGGCCAATGTTGAACCTCCTTATTTGttcaatatcaataatattctttttatatgcaatacaATCCTGTTTGTGCTTATAGTTGTACGTACGTAGTATAATTTTCCAGttttctataataaaagcataatTGTAGAATCTATGCACAACTTACCCATTCTGGAAAAAGTTGGTCCACACTGTTGTCACGGTGTCAGCTAGAGGCTTGTCCTCTGCTGTCATTGAGTTAAAAAAAAGGATAGAATCTTGCTGCTTCTTCTGACAACTTTGGTCTAAAGTATTTCACAAACACATGATATAACCTAACTGTCTTTATGTCTTTTACCAATGTATTGCACGGTCATTTCAAACCTGAACAGGAAGTTGTGAATGTGAGTGATAAAACCATCGAGGAGTTTCTAAAAACAGCGTCGAATAGTGACAAGTCCTTCAATATTTGCTTGGATTAGTTTTATCATGTATTGATCAGAACTTATTCATAAGTgtagcaaaaacaaaataatgataGCTTTGCTATTATTAACAGATGAAAAATATCAATTTATTTCGAACCATCTTTAGTTATATTTGACTTATCAAATCTAACTAAAGAAACCACGATATACAGAGATAATGCGTGTTAATAACTCACAAATTCTTTTATCAGCATGTCAGTTTAAAGCTGACAGAAGCAAGCTTTTGGAATGGTTCTGAGAGGATTTTTTCAcagatttgtaaaaaaaacttttatatgCGTAGTTCTTTTGATTGTGCAACTTTAAGGATTTAAAGGAAAAGAAAGCGCTGCCTATATCATAAAGGCAATGAATTTCTTTAAAAAGTTGTTCTATGCGCATGTACCTTCCCAGATGTTGTTTTCTTTTGTGTAGATGGATCCAAAAACAAAAGGAAGATCTTCTGCGTGAAAAGCTGAGACTTTAAGCCAGAAAGGTTCTTCTGTAAATGTTAAGTTATTCTGAAATGGCTCTACGAATTGGTAGGCGTATGTACAAGTAGATCCGAGACTGTGGATTGTAAGTTCTTGTACGAAATctttattgaaatataattcacctgagtaaaatataaacaattagTAAATAAATAACATAGAAACTGTGATGAAAACTCATTTATATGTACAAAAAACATTCTACAATTTTCAGTAAAAACCCTGATCTCGAAGGAAAAGGTATTTATTAAGTTGATGTACCTAGTGCATAGGAATATCTAATCCCCCTCTCTGTATCATTAGGAGCAGTATCCAGTTCATATGTTCTAATGAAGAAGTCCTTGCAGAGATTAACtgacagtctgttaatagttgAGCAGGTGAGTTCTAATCCGATGTCAGAATATTTTATTGACATCCCATTTGAAATAGACTCCTGGGTGATGTTGATAATGGTAGGTTCAATAGTGGTGCCAGCCCCATCCTGCTTATTGAAACCACCCAACAGGTCAaacttaaaaattgaaaatgtgaACAATTGATAATTATGTGtagtttcatatacatgtaaaataagcACAGAATTGGTTTCCTGTTAGGCTCTATAAAAGTTTTTTCTTACCATCTGAAATGCAGCTTAGTTTAGGCCATACTTTGAAATGCACACTTGAAAGCCAGATGATCAGTAATAAGATATGACTGTTACAAACCTGTCATCTTATGGGCCGACCAATTGAGTTACTGTGAGTCAGATTTAAACGTTTGCTTCAAGAAACCGAAAAATGGCCATAAACAAACTCAACATAAACTAAAAAGCATCTTAAAACTATAGCTGCCAGAGTACACGTGAGTGGATAACTCCTATTTCAGTTATCTCGATAATTCAGCtacagaaaatattttactaaatcgACTGTGGTTTAATTTTACTTGACCATTTGCTTACAGCAAGCCTCACGCTTTCCAATTCTTTCATTCCATAAAAAAGCTTTCCATATGTTGATCCGGTCTCTACCTTCACCGCTTATCTATCATTCTTTCTGGATTTTGGGCTACTAAATCATGCATGATAGCAACAGCTGTGTTTGTTTTCATGCAGAGACATGTCAAGAGTCTTTAATGAGTATATCTTGAATGTAGCTATAAAATAAGTGAGACTAGCAGCTTCATATAATAGTTTAGATCAGTGTTCAGTGATCCAGGTATTTACTGGGTTCATGATTTAAAGTGGAGTAAGGGATGCTGCTAGGTCGGAGAGGGGGCAAAAGCGAAAGTAGGCACCTCTGCGAGCATGAGTAACAGAGCTTTTGGGAGCTGTGACTATGAAATATGAGAAATTTGTATAAAGTATTAATTTCCTGGTGTTGTAACCACTGATGACTTACTTAATGCTGTTTACAAAACTGTAAAGAAAATGTCGATAAAACAtctattttttgacaaaagCTAGTAAATAAACACTCAATGAAAAAGTTAGAACTGCTGTAGCAACCGATAAGATAAAATCAAACTTTATTCTTATCCTTGATGTGCTGTCAGACTGAATTgaaaaataagccagagttcTGACTGGCTCAACGTTAGCATTgtgaaaaacttgaaaatattaTCGTTATTTATGACAAAAAACAGCAGGTGTCTGTTCGATTACTATAATCAAGTGCACCAATCTAACAGCTCCAAATGCATAGTATTCTTATGCTAGTGCTTTCCTGAGATGTGTggatgaaaatacatgtatgtggcaAATTCTTCATATTAATATGAATAATGTAAGTTTGCATCATACCACAACTATAAATAGGCATGAGTGCATCATACCACAATTATTAATGGGCATGAGTTTGCATCATACCACAATTATGAATAGGGATGAGATTATGATCATACCACAATTATAAATAGACATGAGGTTGTTATCATACCACAATTATAAATAGGCATGAGATTATGATCATACCACAATTATAAATAGACATGAGGTTGTGATCATACCACAATTATAAATAGGCATGAGATTATGATCATACCACAATTATAAATAGACATGAGGTTGTGATCATACCA
The genomic region above belongs to Watersipora subatra chromosome 1, tzWatSuba1.1, whole genome shotgun sequence and contains:
- the LOC137410621 gene encoding UDP-N-acetylglucosamine transporter-like, giving the protein MSSAQSKSTEPHGSLKYLSLITLTVQNAALILWLRYVRTREDVDMFLSATAVVMAELFKCAVALLIILYQEKSIGRWLDYLHEHLIMNPMDNVKVSVPALVYVLQNNLQFIAVSNLDAATYQVCYQLKILTTALFSVVMLSKKLSAAQWVSLLVLMIGVAAVQIKPSDVEASPKHQNVFIGMLAVITSCLMSGFAGVYFEKILKGSVQSVWLRNVQLGSLGTVIGLVTLFLKDSKSVSEHGFFYGYDWAVWIAILLQSLGGLLVAVVVKYADNILKGFATSAAIVLSCIISMYFFDFHLTLQFAIGALLVITSVYIYGRYPYTPPEHPSNGLYQTQTTSKV